The genomic interval GATACTCATCAAATAGTCTTTCCAAATCTTTTAAGTCCCCATATTTAAAAGTTTTTGTTAATTCTTTTATAGCCTTAGGAACACCTTTATCCATCACAGTAGAGCCTATAAACCAATCGTCAAAACTAAAAAAAGGATGATCTACGCACCTTGCAACTAAATCTCTTCCTGTATAGGCTCTTGCTAATTTTACAGCAGCAGTGGTTACATTTGAACCGTTTTTGGCAAATTTAACCATCTCAACAGAGGGAATAAGATTAACAAAAAGCTCAGCTGCTTGTAGTTCTATTATTGATGGTCTTGTTAAGTTATTACCCATTTTAATCGCATTTTCTATAACAAACTTATTAACATACTCGTCCGCATATCCTAATATAACCGACCTTAAAGCCATTCCATAATCTAAATACTCTCTATCTTCTACATCATATATGTACGCTCCTTTACCTCTTTTTAAGATAGCTGGTGCGTTTGAAGGAAATTGGTCATAACCTCTTGAGTAAGTATGAGCTCCTCCGGGTATTAATGTTAAAAGTTTTTTGGTATACTCATTCATATTAAACCCTCACTAATAGCATATTCTAATATTTTTTCTACACATAAAAAATCGTAAATATAATCTATTTCAAACGCTTGCCACTTATCTAAAACATAAGGTAATGTTCTCTTTTGGTAAAAAGTTTTGTAAGTTAGTAGTTTATCTGTTTTTGATATATACATTCCACCAAAAATCCCATATACATCTGGCAGTTGTTGTCTTTGATAAAAATCTGGTGTATTGTCTAAAAATTTTTCTAAATAACCATTTACTATTTTTTTTATACCGTAAGGATGATGCGTATCTGATTCAATTTTACATACACCAACTACACTATCTGCAATATGAAAATTTTCTATCAATTTGTCTATAAGCACATCTATATCATTCTTTTTCCTAAGAGGTGATGTAGGTTCTAAAAGTAAAATACAATCATAACTTTTATTTAAATTATTTATTAAATGTATTAAAACATCTATTGTTGGAGTATCATCCTTAGCTAATTCTTTTGGTCTTAAAAAGGGTATTTCTGCTCCAAATTTTATAGATATTTCCGCTATCTCTTCATCTTCAGTAGAGACTATCAGCCTGTCTATATACCTTGAGTTTAAAGCTTGTTCTATAGTCCAAGCAATTAGTGGTTTGCCTAACAAAGGCTTTATGTTTTTTCTGGGAAGTCCTTTGCTTCCACCTCTGGCTGGTATTATGGCTAAAATTGTTTTGTCTTTATACATTGTCTAAATCCTCTAATATTTTAATTGCTTTTTTATATTCGTCCCATTGACCTAAATCTATATAATCTTTTTCTTTTATGGGATATGCTAAAACTGTTTCTTTGTTTTCTATAAGTTTGCTTATAAGTTGTGGCATATCTATGTATTTATTCAGAGTTATATAATCAAGTGCTTCTTTGTTTAAAAGGTAAACCCCGGTATTTATCTGGAATGTATGTTCCGGCTTTTCTTCTATTTTTTCAATAAATCCACCTTGCCTGGTATATACAACACCGTAGGGTACTTTGTAGTGTTGTATTGATGTTATTGTCGTAAATGATGCATTCATCTTTTTATGGTATTCGTACACATCGTTATAATTAGTATTTAGCATTATATCGCAATTTGACACAAACAAGTCTGTATCTATGAAGTCTTTTAATAAATGTAAGCTTCCGGCTGTTCCTAAAAATTCTTCTTCCCATATAAACTCAATTTCATAATCTTTCTCTATGCTATTGAAATAAGATTCTATTACTTTTCCTTTGTAATTTAGAGTAAGATAAAATTTTTTCACACCGAATTTTTTAAATAAATCTATTATCATTTCTGTAATTGTTTTATCTTTGACCGGTAATAATGGTTTTGGTAAAACTCTGGTAAACGGATCAAGTCTTGTTCCTTTACCTCCTGCCATTATAACTACAGGAATATCTTTTAACTTCTTCTCTAATATTTCTTTTTTATTGCTATCATAAAAGTCTGTCCATCTATAATATCCAACTACCTTTTTTTCTCTATCTAATATCGGAAGAAGTTCTACCCGGTTTTCAAAAATCAACTTTTTTATTTCTTCTTTTGATAGATTTTCTGTAGCGTAAATCGGTTTTCTATGGTATATACTCTCTATTGTTCCTTCTATCGTTCCTGTCTTTAATATGTATCTACGGATATCCCCGTCTGTTATAGTTCCAAGAAGGATATTATTTTCATCTACTACAAAAAGCACCTTCTCGGAAGTTTCATCTAATTTTTTTAGGGCTTCCTTTATTGAAGCTGTAAGGTTAATAATTAGATTTTTATCCATTTTCTCCTACCATATCTCTTTCAACAGCATAAAACTTTCAGCATATTTGCAATTACATTGAGATCCCCTATAAGCTGCTAAGTTTTTTATATTCTCTAAACTTCTTGGAAAAGGATGTATGCCTAATTCGCTTTTATATATGCTTATTATTTGAAGTTTTTTTTCTATATAATCTGATATATCTACAAAAACATTAGGTTTAAATGGATTTGTAAACTGATTATCTGTTTCGCTTATAATTTCCATCATTAAGATTTTTTTTATAAACGGATATCTAAAAGATTTAAAGAATGGGTACAAAGCTTTAAAAACAACTCTATGATCAGAATGGGGATCATTAAAAAAAGGAATATACAAAATATTTGGCTTTACTTTATTTATTACTTTACTAAAATTTTCTATAAGAATTGGGATTTCATTATCTGTTAGAGAAGATGGCTTTAATTCAAAATTAAAAAAACCATTAAAACCATACATACTTATGACCTGTTTTATTTCTTCATTTCTTCTTTTTACATCTTCTTCACTAAATCCATATTCTACCTTTACATTCGTAATGTTACACCAGTATATACGTGTTGCATCACTGGTTCCTTCTTCTTTATGCTTTATAATAATTCCACCTGCCCCCAAAGTTTCATCATCCGGATGAGGTGAAACTATTAGGATATTTTTTGTCATATTAAATATTCTCCCTCTTTTATTGTGTCTGGAAGCTCATGCTCTATTAACCAAACAGCGTTTTCATAACACTTAACTAATATATTTTTACCTTCTACTTTTAAAACCTGTCCATGCTCTATATTAGCAAAATTTGTCTTATATTCTCTTATTTTCCAAACTTTATAGAGTTTACTTCTATATCTAACATCAGCACCTATATATGGATGAGTCAAAGCTCTTACTAAATTATATATGGCTCTACTTGACATTCTGAAATCAATAATTCCATCAGTATAATTTCTTTTTCGCCAATAATTTGCCTTCATATTATTTTGCGGAACTCTTTGGCAATCTCCATTCATTAATTGATGAGTAAACTCTTCTATTTGCACTAAAGCTGTTTCGGTTATTTTGTTGTAAAGAGAATTTGCATCATCTTCATAATCTACGGCTATTATTTTTTGAGAAATTATATCTCCAGAATCTGCTCCTTCATCCATAAAAAAGAAGGTCGAAGCAGTTTCATCAAGTCCTAAAAATAGTGTCCATATAATTGGGTGTCTACCTCTATTTTTAGGCAATGGAGCCGGATGAAATCCAATAACTCCTAATTTAGGTATTTCCAAAATTTCATTTTTTATTATTTGTGACCAGCCAAAACAATAGATAACATCAGGATTAAGTTCCTTAATAAAATTCACAGTTTGAATATCATTAACATTTTCTGTATAAAAATAGGGAATATTATGCATTTTTGCCAAATATGATATATCAACAAAGTCTGCATTAAAAGAGGATTCTTTTTTTGTTATCACTCCGCATATATTAGCTTTCATATCTATTAATTTTTTTAAAGAAGCTTCAGAAAACTTAACACATCCTATAAACAATATATTCATTTTCCATCATCCTCTGTTATGTCTATATAATAGAATACTTTCTTTAAATCATTTAATCTAACTTTTTTTAAAACATCTATAATCTTTTCAGATGCTTGTCCATCTCCATAAGGATTTTTTATATTTTCAAGAATTTCCTTAAATTCTCGTGAATATAACTTTTTTATTGCTTCTTTGATTGAATAATAATCCGGCTGACAATCTATTACGCTTTTTGCTTTTATTCTTCCTTTCTGTCTATCTCCTATGTCTATAGTTCCGATTTTAAATGAGGGGGCTTCTATTATTCCACTTGAAGAATTTCCAACTACCGCATCAACATATTGCATAGTGGATAAATAAAGGAGTTGTCCCATATTAGTAATGTCATGTTTAGAATTACAAACCACATCGTTTCATGCCTTCAGATAAAATTCTCATAAGCTCAACAGTCTGATTTGTTTCAATTGGCTGAATCGAGTTCTCAATCATAAATATAAAATTTTGTAGTGTCCTTTTGAATGCCACAAATGAATCCATACAATCAGCCCTAAAATAGCTTGTATCGCTGTAAAACTCTATTCTCATAGTTAATGGTGATTTATCTCCTAAGCAGTCTATCTCAACAACAAAACCTTCTGCTGTTTCTATAGTGAATGAATCATGACTACAAATGTTTCTTCTTATATTTCTAAATGTAAACGGGCAAACACTGAATATACCTTCTAACATGTGGATTCCATATTTTTCCCAGCTTTTTATAGTAGTACCCCTTATAAGCTTAATTTTTCCAAATTCATTGATATCACGCTTGATAATATCTAACTCAGGGGAGTATCTAATAGCTGAACAACTCATTAGTTTTGCTCTTTTAAGATATGTTTCAAAACATAAAACATCATTCATATTTAAAGAAAGTGGTTTATCTATAAAAACATATTTATCTGCTTCTAAAAATATAGAAGCTATTTCTCTATGACACTGCCAATCATCTCTAGCAATAATGACTGCATCCACATAATCAATCATATCCTCATACTTCTCAACCACATTCTCAATTTTTGTAGCCTTTGCGATTTTTATACTCTCATTAATATTTTGAGTCCAAATATGCGTAACCTTTGCTCCACAGATTCCAAAATCAACTTTTTCTTTAGCTCGTAGATATGCATAAATATTTGACCATTCTGATTGTTTCATGCTCTCATCATCATAGCCATTAAAAATGGCTGAAAATGAATACGGATGCCCATTACCTTCGCTAATTCCTATCATGCCTATTCTTATCATAATTATATGATGTCTTCCTTTTTTAAGATGTGATCATATTTCAAGTCTTTATTGACCTTGTGCCCAACAACAAAATCGGTCAACTCAGGAGCAAGCCCATTGCCCGGTCTTTTGTAGTCAATATCATCGTAGGTAATTATCTCTCCCTTCTTCATATCCCTTCTCAGAACTATGCTTCTTCTAAACTCTACTATTCTTTCTGGCGTCTCTGTAACCACTATCCTATATGAGCCCATCGCTTTATATATACGATTTGCATTTTCTACGATGGCTTTCAACTCATCTGGGGTAGCAGAAACTTTATGGTCCCAGCCTTCCATGTTTTTATCAAGTGTGAAATGCTTTTCAATAACACATGCGCCAAGTGCTACAGCAGCTAAGGGGATAGCAATCCCAATAGTATGGTCTGAAAAGCCTATTGGATATTCGGGGTAGATATTCATAAGTGTTTTAATGTTATTGAGATGGACGTCCTCATCTCTTGGAGGATATGTTGATACACAATGTAAAATGACTATCTGATTATTGCCAGCTTTTTCTATTGTTTTTATGGCTTTATCAATTTCGTAAAACTCACTAAGGCCAGTTGATATAACCATAGGTTTTCCCTTTTTGGCTAAATACTCCAAGAACGGGTAGTTGTTTAAGTCCATTGATGCCACTTTTATAAAAGGTGCTTGCATCATATCCACCAAAAAATCAGCCTCTTTTTTACTAAAAGGTGTAGATATACAATCAATACCAATTTTATCAGCAAAAGCCTTTAACTCCAAAAGCTTTTCTTCTGAAAGCGAATATTTATCTACGATTTCTTCTAAAGTATAATCGGTTCTATTTCTGTAATCATCGTTTAGAAAAAAGTTATCTTCGTATTTCTTCCTTGAAAATATACTATCTTTAGTCCAGCTCTGGAATTTCACACAATCTGAGCCAGCTTCTTTTGCAGCAACTATAAGTTTTTTTGCTAAATCCATATCGCCGTTATGATTTGCACCAATTTCAGCGATTATATACGGCTTGCAGAAGTTAAATACTTCTTTTTTTTCAGTCAATTTTACTTTCATATATATGCCTCCTTTAAATTAGTTCCCACCATAATAATTTATCCCTATTAGCATCGGACAATAACTTAGCTATATCAAAATCAGATAAACCATACAAATAACTTATTTCAGACTCGTATCCACCGAAAAGTCTATTCAAAGTGAGAAAGTGTCTTTTTTTAACATCTATGCACTTCATATAGGTTTGAACATTAATTTGCCCTAATCCTGCCGTGTTTTGCGGATGTTGTCTGTAGTAGGTCACGGTATCGTTAGTAAAGATAACACTCTTTCCCTCAAGTAATAAAATAGAAAATAAATACCAATCTATCGCAATCAAATCTTCTGGAATATTTACACTTTTAACATCTATTAACCTCAGCGCTGTATTTGTAAATCCAAATATATTTTTATTCCTTATAAAACTGTAGTCAAGTAATGATAAATTGTTTAGTCTATAGGATATATAATTTTCTTCGTAAACTCCATTATCGTTGAAAAGACTTAAATCGTTAACAACGATATCGTATCTTTCCAAAAGCTCTATTGATTTTTCAACTCTATTATTTGCGAAATAATCATCGCTATCCCCAAAAATTATTATATCGTATCCATTGGATATACAATAATTAATACCGTACTCTCTATTTTTTGCAATTGTATCGGAATATTTAAGCTCTATAATATTCAGATCTGAATCATATAACCTTTTAATTTCCTCAAAATCTTCATAATTGTCATTGACAACAATTATATCAAAATTTTTATATGTCTGCTGTTTTAAAGATTCAATGAATGTATGCAAATAGTCTTTATTTTGTGGGAAAATAGTTGTCAAAAATGCTATCTTTTTCATTATGTTGGCAATTCTCCAGTATTTAAGAAAATAATTTTTGATGAATAATTCTTTGTCACAGCGATATTATCAAGCATAAGATTTTCCCCAATTAAAACTTCACTTATAACCTCTTCTGCCTTAAAAGTTTGAAACTTCACTGCATCTGCCCCTGCTTCTACCGCAATGTCTACAAGCTTTTTGGCTAAGCCTATATCCCTATTGTGATTAACTCCTGCTTCGGCTATTATAAAAGTCTTCATTTTGCAGGAACTCCTTTTACTGCTGCCCCGTCAGGCACATTAGTAATTACTACCGAGCCTGCCCCTATTAATGCACCCTTCCCTATTTTAATGCCGTGTATAACCGTAGCCCCCGCACCTATAAAAGTGCCTTCACCGATAATGCAGCCACCTGACATAACAGCACCGGAACATATGTGGACATGGCTGCTTATAATGCAGTCATGCTCAACAATAGCTCTTGTGTTTACAATTGTGTTTTCGCCTATTAATGCATTTGTCTGAACAATAGCACCTGCCATAACCTGAACTCCTTCCAGAATCTGTGACTTGTCTGAAATAATTGCGGACGGATGGATGAGGGTGGGTATTGAAAATCCAGCATGCTTAACTTTTTCATACATGGCTTTTCTTTTGCTATTGTCTTTCACGCTTCCAATGGCAATGCATGCGTGCTTAATCCCCTTTCCATAGAGTTCCAACAGGACACTATCATCACCAAGCACAGTGACTCCAGACACCTCAGAATCAACATCAAGCTGCGCGTCTAATATGCCAACAATTTCGTATTGGCAAGAGGTTTTTATTAAGTCTATCAAGACCCTTGCGTGCCCCCCCCCCGCCTAATATTACAATCTTCTGCATTGGTTCTTTCACTCTCTTTGACAGTAGATGCATCTACTGAAAATTTAATTCCTGCAAATTCAATAAAAGCACCTGGCATTTTAGGATAAGTAGTTGCCCTTACCCTTCTTTTGATTTCTTCCTCTGACATATTACTGGTAATTCTACACAAATCATTAAGTTCTTTTCTCGTAAACGGTTTTCTTTTCCATTGTTCCTCACTCTTTGGCAACGGCTTGTTAGATAAAATTAAAGAAAATATCTCCACAAAAGCCATATAAATATAGGCATAACATCTCTGGGTAAGTGAATAGACTGTATCACCATCAAAGATTGGGAATCGCTTCACGGTAATGATATTTCCTGAATCCACTCTTTCTGTCATATGATGAACCGTAATACCAAATTCCTTCTCATTATTGTATATAGCAAAATTTGTACAGCCTATTCCGGGATATTCAGGAGGTCCCGGGTGAAAATTTATTGCTGCTACTTTCGTATTTCCAAGTACCTGCTCGGGAACTATCCATGGAGAGATATATGAGATTACATAATCAAAATGGTTGGTCAGCAATTGAGCAGGAAACGGCTCGCCTACACTTCCAAATATTATTTTAGATGAGGAGAAAAAATTGGACTTAATGATTTCTGCTGCCTCTTGAGAAAAAGGTTTTTGTTTTGCTAAAAATAATATCTTCATTTGTCAGTTCCTATTAAAATAATTTTTAATATTTTCCACAACTATTACAATATCTCTGGAAGTCAAATTAACACTACAAGGGAGATTTATGCAGGTCTCATAAGCTTTAACTGCATTCTCAATCCTATAAGTCTGAGAGTTTTTATACATTGGCAAAGTGTGTATCAGCTTCCAGACAGGTCTAACCTGAATATTCCTTGACAGGAGATATTTAATCAATTTCTTCTTATGTCTTTTTGCAACTTTTATTGTATAGAACCAGAAATTGCTTTTAACCTGCTTATTTTCCCATAAGAATTTTACATCTTTTATCTCTGACAGTAAGTCTGAATATATTGAAGCGTTCTTCCTCTTAGTATTAACGAATTCCTGAATACGCTCCAGCTGTGCTACCCCCATAGCTGCCTGTATGTTTGTCAGTCTGTAGTTATAGCCTATTTCATTGTGATAATATTCTAAGGGGTCTTTTTTGGCCTGTGTGCATAAATGCCTTATCCTCTCCGAAAGCCTTTTATCATTAGTTACAACCATTCCACCGCCGCCTGTTGTTATTATCTTGTTGCCGTTGAAAGAGAAGCAGCCTATCCTGCCAAAAGAACCTGTCCTTTTTCCTTTATACTCAGAGCCAAGGCTCTCTGTAGCATCTTCTATTACATGGATATTATATTTTTTTGAAACCTCAAGCAAAGGATCCATGTCCGCAGGATGTCCGAATATATGGACAGGTATGATTGCCTTTACTTTCCTGCCGCTCTTTCTGTTATAAGTAAAACCATCCTTGCCCTGCTTGCATTCATTTTTTATAAACTCAGATATCTTCTTAACATCAATACACAATGTATCCTTATCACAATCCATGAAGACCGGATAAGCGCCGCAATATCTAACTGCATTTACTGGAGCAATAAATGTCAAGGCAGGGACAATAACCTCGTCCCCGGGACTGATGCCACAGGCCACAAGACTTATATGCAAGGCAGATGTACCATTAACTGTTGCAACTGCATATCCTGTCCCTGAGTAAGAGGCAAGCATTTTCTCGAATTTTTCAACATAATCGCCTACAGAAGAGACCCATCCTGTATCAAGACACTCTTTGATATATTTCCATTCATTGCCGGATATCTCTGGTTCCGAGAGCGGGATTTTCCAATTTTTAGACATTATAAATATCCCATTTATATCTGCTAAGATTATTCTTATCCCTTAACCATGCAATTGTCTTTTCAAGCCCTTCCTTTAAAGAAACCGTAGGTTTCCATCCGGTAAGATTTCGAATTAATCTGTTATCGCAGACTAACCGTTCAACTTCACTTTTTTCAGGCCTTTTCCTCTGCTCATCGAAAACTATTCTTGCATCCGAACCTGTGAGTTTTATCAACAGTTCCGCAAGATCACCTATAGATATTTCGGCACCGGAACCTATATTTATTTCCTTACCAACAGCCTCATCACATCTGGCAAGAGATATAAACCCCCTACATATATCGCTTACGTAATTTAAATCTCTTGTAGGATGCAATGCCCCAAGATGAATCTCCTTTTTATTGTTCAGCAATTGGGTTATTATTGTCGGTATAACAGCACGGGCAGACTGCCTGGGGCCGTAAGTGTTAAAAGGCCTTGCTATTACAACCGGGCTTCCAAAAGAACGGTAGAAAGATTCTGCAATCTTGTCTGCCCCTATCTTTGATGCAGAGTAAGGAGATTGCCCATGCAACGGATGTTTTTCATCTATAGGTACATATTGGGCTGTCCCATAAACTTCAGAGGTGGATGTAACAACCACACGTTCAATAGAATAATCCTTGCACGCCTGTAATACATTTAATGTGCCTTTTATATTCGTATCAATATACGAATCAGGAGAATGATATGAAAAAGGAATCCCGATTAATGCCGCAAGATGAAAAACCATATCAACATCCTTTACTGCTTCTCTTACGCCATTCGGGTCCCTGATATCCCCTGCAAAAATTTCAATTTTGTCTAACTTTTCCTTCGGAAAGCTATCAAGCCATCCCCAGTGATTAAAAGAGTTATAAAAAACAAAAGCCCTTACATTACATCCTTCCTCTAATAACCTCTCTACCAAATGACTGCCTATAAATCCACAAGCTCCTGTAACCAATACTTTTTTGTTTTTTAATTCCATTTTTACTTCCTTAAAAGACATTTACATATCTTATCTACTTCCCTTTCCTTGAACACCGGCTCAATTGGTAAGATGAGAATACTTTGGGATGCCATTTCACTGTTTTCCAAGCTTCCGTATATTTCAATCCCATTATTTACAAACACCCTCATTTTATGCAATGGCACAGGGTAGTAAATCATAAAATCTATCCCGTTTTCTTATAGACACACCTTTACATACATGTGTGGTGCTTTCCTAAATTTCAAGTTCAGCTTATCCTGTGTCTTCCTTGCCTTGCATTTTTATGTATTTCATCATAGTTATATCAATGCACGGAAGCCACAGGAACTTGCTCTCATCCCCGTCTTTACCTGGCTGTCCGACAATTACTCGAAATCTAACGATAATAATGCGATTTTGCTTTATGTTGCTGACAATAGCAATTCTTATCGCTAAATTTAGGGCATTTTCTTCTGACAAATATGCATCTAATCCCGCCTTTTCATGCTGATTGCCAGAGTATTGGACTATTTCCCTTTGTTGTCTCCTGCAAAGCAAGCCATATCCGTTTTATATTCACCGCCGCACATACAATATTGAACTCTGCCCTGACTGCTCTTATTCCTCTTGTTAGAAAGCCCCTCAATCCTTTGTTTTCTTTTATGTCTCCAATCACCGGCTCTACTATCTGTTGACGCAATCGATACATTCCCTTTGCTTGTGGAGTTTTCATTTTAGCTGCCATTGCATTGCGCTCTGCTTCATAAGGAAACATTTTAATTAGCCTCTTGTTCTCTGGGCATATATATTCATTGCTTGCTTCATTATAAATAAAGTTTTTCTTGTCATACTCATTCGTTGCTTTACCAGCATTATTGTCAGGTATGTATCCGTCTATCTTGTTTTCTGTTAGAAAGTTGATGTTGCTGCCTTCAAAATAACCACTATCAAAACTCCATGCCGTTTCTTCAAAAAGTTCTCCTATATTGTCTTTTGTCTCTAATACTTGCGGCTGTAACTGCCTATTATCTACCGCATCCTGACATACATCGTTTGCCAAGATAAAGCCTGCCTTGTCTACTATAACTTGTGAATTATATGAAAACTCTATCCTGCCACTCTTGTTTTTCATAAACCGACTGCCAGGATCAGTGGTGTTTACTTTCTTTAACCCTTCATTTTCTATTTCCTCCTGCGCTTTCTGAAGCGTTTCTATTATTTCTGCTTTGAACCTTTCCCCTTTTTCTTTCTGCCTCTTGATGTAATATAATGCAGCTTTCTGTATGGTCTTTTTGCTCTGTTTCGGCAGTTGATCAAATCCACGCATCTCTGCAAATTTCTTGTCCTCTATTGTGTCTTGTTTTGTCCATTCCTGAAGCTCTTCCTCTACAAACCTTAATAATGCTTCCAGTTCTTCTTTTGTCATTACTCTTCTGTTTGAGGCATTTGCTTTGACTTTGCTGCCGTCTGTTGCAAGGTGTGATAGGTCAAGCAATCCCTCTTGTTTTGCAAATCCTACTGTGTGCTTGAAAACCTCTTTTATAAGTTCGGGGTTGTTTTTCCTAAAGTCGCTGATTGTTCTGAAGTCAGGCGTCAGTTTCTCCGAAAGATATATATACACTATGTTCTCTCTCGCACTGCGGGCAAGCATGCAGGACGACCTTACTTTGTCCAATACCCCCATTATGAGTAGTTTTAACAGTATCCGTGGATGATATGCAGGATGCCCAGCCCCAGCATACTTCATGTCAAATTCTCTGTAGTCTAATGATTCCACAAGACTCTCTACCAAAAAACATATGTGGTCTTCAGGTATCATGTCTTCTATGCTCGGCGGCAGTAACCATGTTTGACCTCGATAAGATTGTATATATGCCATACCATTATCTCCTTATGTTCTTTCTGTTTTTGTATTTTAACATTAAGCACTATCATAATTGTCGGACAGCCTGCCATCTTTGAGGGAAATATTGTCAAAAGTTTTTAAGCTAAAAGCCTAATTAAGCCTATTTTTCTTGAGCTTACTTCCCATTCTCTCTCATCAAAAGG from Dissulfurispira thermophila carries:
- a CDS encoding LegC family aminotransferase, whose amino-acid sequence is MSKNWKIPLSEPEISGNEWKYIKECLDTGWVSSVGDYVEKFEKMLASYSGTGYAVATVNGTSALHISLVACGISPGDEVIVPALTFIAPVNAVRYCGAYPVFMDCDKDTLCIDVKKISEFIKNECKQGKDGFTYNRKSGRKVKAIIPVHIFGHPADMDPLLEVSKKYNIHVIEDATESLGSEYKGKRTGSFGRIGCFSFNGNKIITTGGGGMVVTNDKRLSERIRHLCTQAKKDPLEYYHNEIGYNYRLTNIQAAMGVAQLERIQEFVNTKRKNASIYSDLLSEIKDVKFLWENKQVKSNFWFYTIKVAKRHKKKLIKYLLSRNIQVRPVWKLIHTLPMYKNSQTYRIENAVKAYETCINLPCSVNLTSRDIVIVVENIKNYFNRN
- a CDS encoding NAD-dependent 4,6-dehydratase LegB; amino-acid sequence: MELKNKKVLVTGACGFIGSHLVERLLEEGCNVRAFVFYNSFNHWGWLDSFPKEKLDKIEIFAGDIRDPNGVREAVKDVDMVFHLAALIGIPFSYHSPDSYIDTNIKGTLNVLQACKDYSIERVVVTSTSEVYGTAQYVPIDEKHPLHGQSPYSASKIGADKIAESFYRSFGSPVVIARPFNTYGPRQSARAVIPTIITQLLNNKKEIHLGALHPTRDLNYVSDICRGFISLARCDEAVGKEINIGSGAEISIGDLAELLIKLTGSDARIVFDEQRKRPEKSEVERLVCDNRLIRNLTGWKPTVSLKEGLEKTIAWLRDKNNLSRYKWDIYNV
- a CDS encoding DegT/DnrJ/EryC1/StrS family aminotransferase; translation: MIYYPVPLHKMRVFVNNGIEIYGSLENSEMASQSILILPIEPVFKEREVDKICKCLLRK
- a CDS encoding IS1182 family transposase translates to MAYIQSYRGQTWLLPPSIEDMIPEDHICFLVESLVESLDYREFDMKYAGAGHPAYHPRILLKLLIMGVLDKVRSSCMLARSARENIVYIYLSEKLTPDFRTISDFRKNNPELIKEVFKHTVGFAKQEGLLDLSHLATDGSKVKANASNRRVMTKEELEALLRFVEEELQEWTKQDTIEDKKFAEMRGFDQLPKQSKKTIQKAALYYIKRQKEKGERFKAEIIETLQKAQEEIENEGLKKVNTTDPGSRFMKNKSGRIEFSYNSQVIVDKAGFILANDVCQDAVDNRQLQPQVLETKDNIGELFEETAWSFDSGYFEGSNINFLTENKIDGYIPDNNAGKATNEYDKKNFIYNEASNEYICPENKRLIKMFPYEAERNAMAAKMKTPQAKGMYRLRQQIVEPVIGDIKENKGLRGFLTRGIRAVRAEFNIVCAAVNIKRIWLALQETTKGNSPILWQSA